ctcgaagtgactagagtgtgatgtgattgatggcaagttcaagtgccatagagtcatatgggatgactagtcgatcacatagacagactgtatgagacactttgtcgggcagtgaccgcttatagaggtctagaaattcataaagcctggtcgtggcgagagctactatagtattcttatgagtcaattattTTGACTACAGATTAtccgcccaagttggcacaggtttctttttttttcaatgagGAAAGGAAACTGTTGATTAACCTATAACATCCTTACGAATGAGAGCGGTAAAGAAAATCTAAGATTTTCAAAAAACCAATAAGAAAGTCGAGGTCTTGAAGCGTccaaaacaaaaaataaacaaaaaacccCACAATTACATCAACTACCAGTCTCTAAAACAACAATTTGCAAAAAGAAAAACGCTACAAAACTTTAGAGCAAATAGAGAGAGACTAAAAATAAATCAGACAAAGATAAAAATATCAGATCTAAAAGAATGTCCTCGTATGAACTCCAAATAATAAGCCATGTGAACACAAATTTTCAAACTCAACGACCAATAATGTTTGACAACAAATTTTGCTTTAAAAAATTCTTGATATTTAGTTCAAAAGTTAAGTTTGCTACGAGATCTTgatttagaaaagtttctgattggctttgatttatactctacgactgtcataactaaagtcaaatgagtatattttgggtcatgatgaactgtggctatacgaaggaaatagtgcgataggaattgtccacccccttgtcagggttatctaaaatctcagggccactcgagtagTGAACTAAAAATGCGTGGACACGcccggaaggtatctacggtaggtAATTCCGGTCAGGCAGTCACTCTCTTGATCGacgaaaccactcaagatatgataaaatgcaagtacggcctgcaagacaccttacattgagtggaaGATGATGTaaaaggacaagagaattggtgacgcacacttgtctcggacaagttggagattgttggagtaagtgtcctcaacaatagtgcgattacatgtttaaatctcataataagaatacgtaagggatgattcaattatatagtcaactgatcaacattaatcggtaatgattgactaactagagtttgacattactgtcgtttgacgatggtgatcagttgatcccttaatgtCACACTTATAGGACAATTCACTTAagagataagttgattaattgtatatcgataccaGTTAATCTATTCCTTAAAGTTGAACAATTCATTTGCGAGTGAGAataattttatcttattttaatttgattaaataagatttattttagcaACTAAAAGATTTCgttactaaaattcattattgtttgtgaaacaattaaactaagaatgattgaataattataattacaaaatattgtgaattatatttttatgacccattttaataattgtaatcatgtattactagttaatttgtcacaagtaatttatttattgtaaaatgatatttaaggggttaaatatgcatttaaaatAGCTATAGGCATGGTGTGTTACACATGACCTACctcattacaaatgacaaattgacaaacatAAAATGAATGTCCATATTATGGGTGAATCGAAAACTGGAGGGATTAAGGAGTTAGCgggtgtttttattttaattgttaaaatgaAACACTGTGATTACCTAATTGCTAGCCTTACACATCTATGATTTAGAGAAGAGCAAAAGCAAAAGGGTTTTAgatctctattattcattcatgcaatttttatcattattattcacttctcccacttctctctaaaatagttttagatctCATAAAAAATGTCCAACTAATTCTAATATCACATAACattattactagagtagtaatacaTAATATTATTAGAATTTTTAAGGATATCttatatattaatctagttaattagtatataaatcataagggtttttgttttgggtgcaacaagaggagaatctctagaCCTGAGATTTGGAGGATCATTCCAATGTATTAAGCTCacgaacaagtgaaggtaggagaccttacttgtgcccaaaattccgtacatttacaatgtaaggaaactcgattttcttccttatttcattattttgttatacatgcactagatctagatagatataaattatgggtaatttataaaataaattagatgagtctaataggggtatatgaacctaacaagacAAACACAAGACTCTATAATTTATCCTTGCATAAAGACAACACAACACAAAAGCACTCGGACCCCCACACTGGCCGAACATGCCGCCAATGCCTCACGGCACAAATCACGAGGCTCTCGGCCCACCATCCGTTGTATTCAGACACGACTCATTCTGTGACATACACACAATAGCTTATACTCATGCACTTTCATATACGCATACTCACACACTACTCAATCATTTTGTATCATCAGGACCATGGTCCACTCCAAACACCGCCGTGCCCGGCTTACTGTCACATACATCAGGTCCATGACGCTTTCGCATCCCCGTGCCTGGCCTACCATTCTTCAGGTCTACAATCGCAATTGTACCTGGCCTACTAACAAATCACAGTTCCCATGTCAATACATCAGGACCACAACCGCAACTGTGTGTCGCCTACCATCAACTCATCATAATGTTGCCCCGCAGGCATACAATACGATTTCACAATAATATATATCAAAACTCAAAACCAGCAGTAGTGCTATCAATTCCAATGCTAACAATCACAAAATAATTTAGTATAGAGATCGCTGCAACAAAGTACATTAATAATAGGCTCAGTATAAGACCGCTGCAACATTTTAAGCTACTCAAAAACTCAGTATAAAGATCGCTGCAACTTAACTTTCACCGCATATCTCAGTATACAACTGTCTCAGCATATAGCACAAGTTTAAGCAAGGCATACAAGTATTTAACAGGAGTTGAGTAGGCCAGTAGGGTAAACCTACCACAGTAGTAGTCCGTCGCAGAAGTGACACACAGAGTCACAATATAGTAAGAAAGGCTATTCTACAATTCTGGTCCTAAGCAACATACAACGTATACAAATAAATATCGTCACATAAACTAATTCTTAAAGAGGATATTAGATTTTGTGCAAATTAAGGCTGATACCGAACTCTTGAAACCACTCTGGCGGACGACGACTAAAAATCGAATCGCTCACGCACCAAGCGACTTGCTTCTGGGAGAGGGATCAATTTTGTTTAAATTTCGGTGATGATGTGAACCCATTTTCGGTAATAAATTTGAAAGTTAACCTATTTTGTTAATAGTTTTGTGAAAAAGCcccattttgaaaaaaaatacaaaatctgATTTCCGGGTGGTTTGAGTCGGACCAAATCGGTCAACTTATGCCACAATTGGGTCAGCCTTCACGGAATATAAACTCACCAGTCACCCTCTACTTATAATATCAAACGCGgggattttaaaaaaaaaataaatggcGATACCTATATAAATAGCAAGCAATAGCATTGTTGTtgattaaaatcactaattatcTACTGTTATCTAATTATCTTCCGCTATCTTACTTTTGGTGAACAGTAAAATAATACTCAcataataatataacaataacagtattataatataatactccgtataattatcaagaaagaaagaaatatgGCTTCATCATCTCAATCAAAACGTCACTACAtcttcttggaagttaaagatagTGACATAACAGGAACAGCAGAACAAGTCGTCGGTTTCCTTTCAACTCTGAAATACGACACGATTCTGATTTGGGGCCGAGATAATGGTTGGTCGGTGATGTTACAGTTTGTTTCACGGTTGGCTTTCAATGACGCTAAAATCTActgtgaagaaaaaggaagacAGGAGGGTTTAATAAAGGTGAGTTTTATTGTATCGTGCTAAAATGTATTACTGATTTCATTAATTGTTCGAGTAATCGGAATAATATTCATGGTTAATAAAGTTTAATCAAGTTTGGGATTTGAAAATTCATGGTTAATCAAGCTGGGTTACTCTAATGTTTTTATGTTGCAGATTAAATCTCTTGAACATGATTTTACTGGAACAACCGTCACGGAGGTTCTTGATTCGATtcattgttttttctttttttccttttttttttatgtaatattacTGATGATGTGATATTTTTGTTTAGATTGAGTCTACAGCTCCGTATTGTCCTGGACTCAGCACGAAGAAATGAGCAgcatcatcttttttttttttttttttttttttcataactttctattttaggattttCTTGAACTCTAATTTTGTGCATGTGGACTTATTAGTATGTTACATAGTATTCGTTTTTTAATTTTTGTCCCAATAATTTGTGGGGTAGGATGGGTAGGGGACTGTTTTTGCACTAGTAGGGTCGATATTGTCTAAACATAGGTGGATGGGCAAGGCAGAAGTTCGAGAAAGGAATGAGCATCAGCAAGGGTGCATGCAGATTCTTCGATTCTTAATTTTTGCAGTAGTCTTAAAAGGTTGATTTCTCTCCTATTTGCTTCTTAATTCTTTTAATTTTTCAGATCTTGTGCCCCTTTGACATTGCTATATTCCGTTTACCTGTTGattcttttatttttcttgtaTTTCTTATTGTTTCCAGAATTCTAGTGCTTTATTATGCCATTGTGTATCTACCTAAATTTGTTTACAGTCAGTGCTGGTGAGTGGTGACTTGTTCAAAAAGTTTAAATTCAAAAGGCACCCTATTTGTGTATGAGGTGCAAAACTAGGGGGAAGTATGATAATCTTTAATCGTTACATTAAATGATATTTTTGTGTCTCTATGTGTGCTGATGAACCATTTGTTAAGGGTCACAAGACTATCAAGGAATGTCTCTCACCGTAATGATGACTGTGGTTGTTTCTTTTGTTTAAATGTCCTTTTTGGTATGCATTTTTCACCTTTGGTATACATTCATGGTGCAACGACTAAGATCAATGAAGCGCTTTTATCAGTTGACTATATAGTATAGAAACTGCAAATTGTCTATGAAACTGAAAGTTTCTATGGGATCTCTTATTTGTCCGCCATTTTGTTCTGCGTGTCCATCTATGCTATTAGGTTCAGAACATAGATATCTAAGTATATGTTTTCCATATTTGTTTCCGTTGCTGTACAGATATATACAGTTACAAGTTAAAACAATGAGCCTGATAAGAAGATTGCTGTATCTCAAGTAATGTTGGCTaaagagaaggaagaattttTGAAGTTAGAGATTAAATAACTCCATCTGAAGGCAGGTAAATTAATGTTTTTACCTATTTAACTATGAGATTATCAAACTACCTATTCTGACATAGGAAAAACCTGGTAATTGTGGCTGCTTAATTTGCTGGGCTACGGCTTTTAAAATCTTTTTCTTTATATTTCATGCTTAATTTGCCTTTAGATccttcattttttttatataaatgtcGAGCTAATACTAATGTTCTGGTCCTGGGTAAGATAAATTGACATTTTTTAGTTCTGTATTAATGGATTGGATGATATGTTGATTGAGTTGATATGTGATTGATGTTTCTACTTTTCCTATGACAATATTCTCATTTGTTTAGCATGTATCGCTGAGGGGAATAGTAGGTTACTTAGGTGGGGTTTCTGTGAATCGGTCTTATTTTATTTCAAATTGTGCGGTGTAAAATGAAATTTTACAACTGAAAACTTGACAAATCTAGAAATGAGTCGATTGCATTGattgagaaaagaaaggaaaatgaTGTGTTTCCAGAATAGAATGAAATATATGATCTATCCAGAAAGAAATCCTATTAATCGAGGTATGAATATTGACTGACGCTCCTTGTGTGTTTTTAACAAAACCCCGAAGTAGTCATCAGAGCTCAAAAGACATGAAACGCTGGTATGATTCGGATTTCTGTTACACAAGTTCAACTGTGCAGCTTTTACTATGATCTGATCACATCCAATTTCAGTTTTTAGTATCTCTACACTTGGTCACATCTGATCCTTTACTCTGCTGCATTATCCTAGTTTATTTATTTAGTTAGTGAAGATGGCAGTATGAGCTGACCATAGATGATAAAATTTTCTTCAAGTATATGATTATTATTTACCTCCTGGTTCGCCAATTCCGTCTGCTTATAGAAGTGTCGAACGTGCTCTAGAAGTTAATTTCTCTTTGTTATGTTATTGAAAGCTGTGGTTATTCTCGCCAATTCCATCTGCTTATAGCGTATGTTTTTATGTGGTTCAGGGGCTTGGTTTGTCTCTTACCCAAGAGGACTCTCACATTAAGGAATTGAAGAGCAACCTGAGTGCAAAGAAGGCTGCAAATAAAATAAAGATGCTGAATGATTAGTTGAATAAAGTCTCTTGAAAGAGATCAGAGGGAGATCGTCTTAGTTCGTAGATTACATTAGTGATGAAAACAGTTCACACTTAGTTGGCTTTTATTAGTTGTTTAGTGTTAACTGCAATCAGCTGCAATTGGCTATTAGCTAGCAATTTAAAAGGCAAATACACTGTGAAATCTGTGCTACGTGTTTTGGTATGACTTTCATTGCTTCATGCGAATACTTGTTTAAGATGGAGGCGTCCGTCTTTTAAAACGGTTCAAATAAATACCAATACCAAGTCATATGATAAGATGCTTAGAAATATCACCAGTATTGTCTTATTAGAACCATGGATAATATTTAGATCCGTTTATAGATGAAACGGATGCTCCGTATTAAATAAGCCATATTTTTCTCGCAATTACAATATGTCGCAAAACTCGCAATAACCGCCAATAGGGACGCTCAATAATCAATTTGTTTCTCTTCAACTGTGTCCAGTATTTTACAATCAGTTATTTTTACTATAAACAAATATATGCGTTAAAAATAAAACAcaggtcaaatatgcttaaaatgttgACATTTTTGGGCCCCACCATATAACTTATTGTTTGTCTTATGCTTAACGTAGGtggatatttgacccgtctataacTATAAACGGATATCTTCCGTCTATAATGAGTATTTGTGTCTTACTTTAGGGTCTCAGTTTGACAACGCATTTTAGATatctgatttggtcaaagtatTTTATTTCACCAAAATTTTAAATACCTCActttttttgtaagcgtttgataagtagcttatttaatcaaataaactacCTGAAATGAAATTCTACCTaaagtagcatttgagatatATGTACctaatttgatttgattttcctTTTTACCTCTTAAATCTATACTataaaataattatcatatcattttacgtcattttatcaaaatatgttaccttttaatttaatttgccaaacattttttttaatataatcaactaccttatcagttcctaattttcaaccttatcagttaccttttcaggtttcagttagtttTTCAGTTTTCAACTAACTTTTCAGATTCCAGCTATTTTTTTTAGTTActtttaccaaacagggcctagGAGATGGACAAAAGATGGGCCAACCCGACCCGTCGACCTAGGTCACTTTTAGCCCAACTCGCTCACCCCGACCCCTGTTGGCCCGGCACGACCTATTTCCCCGATCGGTTCCAGGTCCACCTGTTAGTTTAAGACCCTAATTAAACTCCTCTAATTATATGTAAAATAAAAGACGGGTTAAATATGTTTAAAATGTTGACATTTTTGGGCCCCACCATATAACTTATTGTTTGTCTTATCCTTAAAGTGGGTGAATATTTGGCTCTCTATAACTATAAACGAATATCTCCCGCCTATAATGAAAATTTGTGTTTCACAATATTGAAGCGCGAGCATTTCCTTTATTCTATAA
This sequence is a window from Silene latifolia isolate original U9 population chromosome 8, ASM4854445v1, whole genome shotgun sequence. Protein-coding genes within it:
- the LOC141594915 gene encoding uncharacterized protein LOC141594915; the protein is MASSSQSKRHYIFLEVKDSDITGTAEQVVGFLSTLKYDTILIWGRDNGWSVMLQFVSRLAFNDAKIYCEEKGRQEGLIKIKSLEHDFTGTTVTEIESTAPYCPGLSTKK